Proteins from one Flavobacterium sp. N2038 genomic window:
- a CDS encoding M949_RS01915 family surface polysaccharide biosynthesis protein yields MKKLIPILILLNVIFISCKQETKTLTIEPEKAKTIEPKKESLQITDIDSSQFPKSLKYEGFIKNAVRWKDKLGDNIVITTETGSHRNEKFQHEFDDSGDAELFAHHFLVKNNQVIQIWKVYDYIDDCPVDIVASFVKNSFKITDLDNNGIAEIWLMYKIVCHGDVSPCEMKIIMYEGKQKFAMHGENKVQTGIDDNGEKTFEGGNYKLDAAFEIGPKVFKDFALNLWNKNII; encoded by the coding sequence ATGAAAAAACTAATCCCAATTTTAATCCTGTTAAATGTAATTTTTATCAGTTGTAAACAAGAAACAAAGACACTTACAATTGAGCCTGAAAAAGCAAAAACAATTGAGCCGAAAAAGGAAAGTTTACAAATAACGGATATTGATTCTTCGCAATTTCCAAAATCATTAAAATACGAGGGATTCATAAAAAATGCCGTTCGTTGGAAAGATAAATTAGGTGATAATATTGTAATAACCACAGAAACAGGGAGCCACAGAAATGAAAAATTTCAGCATGAGTTTGATGATAGCGGAGATGCTGAATTATTTGCTCATCATTTTTTAGTAAAAAATAACCAGGTAATTCAAATCTGGAAAGTATATGATTACATCGATGATTGTCCGGTGGATATTGTGGCATCATTTGTCAAAAACTCCTTTAAGATTACCGATTTAGATAATAATGGAATTGCTGAAATTTGGTTAATGTACAAAATTGTATGTCATGGAGATGTGAGTCCTTGCGAAATGAAAATTATCATGTATGAAGGAAAACAAAAATTTGCCATGCATGGCGAAAACAAAGTTCAAACAGGAATTGATGATAATGGAGAAAAAACTTTTGAAGGGGGCAACTATAAACTTGATGCAGCATTTGAAATAGGCCCGAAAGTTTTTAAAGATTTTGCATTAAACTTATGGAATAAAAACATCATTTAA
- a CDS encoding YARHG domain-containing protein has translation MQKLSSLILLIFSIKSFGQTLKDCSTCSTKIIKEEQVKGLSIDEIRLLTNDLFAREGYLFTNLKFQDYFADKSWYKPVKNNSDIKFNDIEKQNIKLFQAKVKNLEEQRKGIVAQLKLFKNNVLLKDNLNLQKYFSYKAEDKYDTEYLLSVMKKIDLEDINWYKNEGIHKVLVDNGFVVIEYSVKIENDKVSIYYNFMSNSEIIKDLDIYTDYHSEGEHLYNWQFEYKNNQLNFIRLAVAG, from the coding sequence ATGCAAAAACTATCTTCACTCATTCTTCTGATATTTTCAATTAAATCATTTGGACAAACTCTGAAAGATTGCTCGACTTGCTCAACAAAAATTATTAAAGAAGAACAAGTCAAAGGTTTAAGTATAGATGAAATTAGACTTTTAACAAACGACTTATTTGCAAGAGAAGGGTACCTTTTTACAAATTTAAAATTTCAGGACTATTTTGCAGACAAAAGCTGGTATAAGCCTGTAAAAAATAATTCAGACATTAAGTTTAACGATATTGAAAAGCAAAACATTAAACTTTTTCAGGCCAAAGTGAAAAATTTAGAAGAACAACGAAAAGGCATAGTTGCACAATTAAAACTATTCAAAAATAATGTTCTATTAAAAGACAATCTAAACCTACAAAAGTATTTTAGCTATAAAGCAGAAGATAAGTACGACACCGAATATTTGCTAAGTGTTATGAAAAAGATAGACTTAGAAGATATCAATTGGTATAAAAATGAGGGTATTCATAAAGTACTAGTCGATAATGGTTTTGTTGTAATAGAGTATAGTGTTAAGATTGAAAATGATAAGGTTTCTATTTACTATAATTTTATGTCAAATTCTGAAATTATCAAAGACCTTGACATTTATACAGATTATCATTCAGAAGGTGAACATCTATATAATTGGCAATTTGAATATAAAAATAACCAACTAAATTTTATAAGATTAGCAGTAGCCGGATAA